In Candidatus Buchananbacteria bacterium, the DNA window GCAATAAGCAGCCAAACTTCATGCTTAAAATTTTGAAGGAATCCAAAAAATCAGCCGCCCGACTTACTAAGCTTAAAACTGCCCATGGTGATATCATGGGCCCTTTTTTTATGCCAATTGCCACTAAAGCGGCCGTCAAAAATCTTTCCACCCCTGAATTGAAAAATTTAAAAGCTGAAATTATTCTGTCAAACACTTACCACCTGATGCTTGCCCCTGGTTCAGCGCTAATTAAAAAAGCCGGCGGTTTGCATCAATTTATGTCCTGGCCCGGACCAATTTTAACTGATTCCGGAGGGTTTCAGGTATTTTCGCTTTCGCGACTTCGACAAGTTAAAGAAGACGGCGTGATGTTTTCCGACCCTAAAAGTGGTGCTAAACATTTTTTAACTCCCGAAAAATCAATTAGTATCCAGCAGGATTTGGGGGTTGATATTATGATGGCCTTTGATGACGTTATCGGTTATCCAGCAACAAAAAAACAAGTTAAAGAATCGATGCAACGAACTAGTCGCTGGGCGAAGCGATGCAAGACTGCCCATCAAAATAAAACCCAGTTGCTTTTTGGTATCGTTCAAGGCGGGGTTCATAAAGATTTGCGTCAGCAGTCTCTTGCGGATCTACTGCCACTTGATTTTGACGGATACGCAATTGGCGGCGTTGCTGTCGGAGAACCCAGAAACAAAATGAAAGATATTTTGAATTGGACCGTGCCACACTTGCCCAAAAATAAGCCCCGCTATTTAATGGGTTTGGGTAAACCCGAAGAAATTGTCGCGGCCGTCAAACAGGGAATTGATATGTTTGATTGTGTCATTCCAACCAGGGAGGCCCGACACGGTCGGCTATATTTATGGCACGGTAAGGCTGACATAACAAAAAAGAACTTTTACACCACCATTAATATTACTAATGCTAAATTTATCAAGGATTTTAAGCCGGTAAACGATACTTCACTCAAGGGATATTCGCGTGCCTATCTCAACCATTTATTCAAAACTCAAGAATCTCTTGCGCTACGGCTAGCAACGATTAATAACCTTGAATTTTATCTTTCATTAATGGCAAAAATTCGAAAAGGGATCAGCGATGGAAAATTATAGGAAAAAAATTATTTTTTTTATCTCCAGCATGGTGCTAATGTCTTTTTTTCCAGTAACAAATGTCGCACGAGCAACCACTCTGGCTGAAAGTTTACGCGGGTATATTTTGTTGCAAGTTGAAGAAAAGGGTGAAGCCTGGTATGTCAACATGAATGATTTTCGACGCTACTACCTTCAAAACGGTCAAATTGCCTATGTGGTGCTGCGGGAATTCGGTCTTGGAATAACCAATGATGATTTAGAAAAAATCCCGGTTGGTATTAAAGAGCTCGACGATCAAGTTGATAGCGACAATGATTCTTTGGCCGATAGATTAGAAGAAGCGCTTGGCACTAATCCGCTTAGCCCTGATTCCGATGGCGACGGCTATACCGACGGCGTGGAAGTTAAAAACTCGTATCAACCCCTAGGGCCGGGTAAACAAACTATTGATCTAAGCCTGGCTAGCCGGCTCAAAGGCCAAATTTTACTTCAGGTTCAATCAAAAGGACAAGCCTGGTATATAAACCCTGCTGACAGTAAACGCTACTACCTGAAAGACGGTTTAGCAGCATACGAAATTATGAGATTTTTAAGCTTGGGAATTACCAATAAAAATCTGGAACAAATCCCAACCGGCGTTTTGAATTTTACTATTGATACACCAACACCCGCACCAGTACCGGTTACTGAGTCGCCGCAATCTAATAATGAGCCAACGGTGAATCCAGCCGGCGCATATCAATGGGTAGGACCCCATCAAACCACTCAGGCTGAAGCAATTACTAAAATAGACGCATATCTTGATGAATTAATCAACCAAAATTTTTCCGGTGTTGAATTAAGCAATAAGCAATCTTCGTGGTCCGGTAATGTTCTTAGTTTTTCTTTTACTATTAAGAAATTGTTCATCAGCGCCCAGATTAAAGGCCAGGTGGTCGTTACGAATAACGAAGTCAAACTCGGGCTGGATTTTCCGGAGATTATTACGGTGTTTGTTACCAAAGAAAAGGTTGATGCTATCGTTCAAGAAAAAGTTAATGAATTGTTTCAAATTGATTGATGAACAAACCAAGATATCAAGCAGTGGTTGTTGTCACCATTGACGGCAAAATCGCCAAACATGCCAACCATAACGTCAATTGGTCCAGCCCGGAAGATAAAAGATTCCTACACCAAAAAATTAAAGAAAGCGACGTTATTATTATAGGCCGAAAGACTTTTGAAGTTGCCAAAAAGGCTTTAACAAAAAAAGAATTTATAACCAGAAACTACATTGTTCTTACCCGGTCAGTAAAAAACAGTAGGCGACTGGATGGACAGACACTATTAGTAAACCCTTCGAAAGTTGATATTAATCAAATGATTATTGATCTTGGGTGTACTAAAGTCTGCATCCTGGGTGGTACTAAAACCTACGGCCTAATGCTGAGAATGAATTTAATTGACGACTTATTTATCACTATTGAGCCAATGGTGTTTGGAAGCGGGCAAGGAATTTTTGATTTTGTCGGTACCACCAGGCGTTTTATTTTAAAATCAATAAAATCTTTAAATAAAGAGGGAACTATTTTGCTTCATTACCAAAAAAATAAGCACTAAACGTTGACTGCTGCCGTCTTTGTGTGTTATCGTAGTGACACCTCTAAAGCACCTTCAAGGAGGGTTTCACTATGAGGCTCTACCGCTTGTTACCAGACGAGACTCGAGTGCCGTTCTTGTCCGCAATTCGCAAATGGCTGAAAAAACGCCATTACCATAAAAAACACGCCAAAAAGAAACGGCGCCAAACAACCAACCACATCAGTGGTTCCTAAAACCGAGCGTCAACTTTCCGACCTCGGTTTTTTATTTAAACTACTTTTGTGGTATAATTTAAACAAATTTATGGTTAATAATCTTGCAGCCTCTGCCTTTAAATACATTATTATTGATTTAATCGGCGATATTTTATATTGGCCGATTTGGTGGTATTCAAAAGGACTCTTAAAAGCGACAAAGGCATCGATCAACGCCATAATCAACCAGGAGCGTTCGCTTGGTCTGGGGATTTGGGTAAAAAATATTTTTACTCCGATGTTTGGCCAGTATGATATTGAAGGCAGAATTATTAGTTTTTTTGCCCGACTGATTCAAATTATCGTCCGAAGCATTATTCTGTTCGTCTGGGCGGTTGTTGTACTGCTTTTCTATCTGTTTTGGCTAATTCTGCCGGTAATTGTCGTCTACGAAATCTACTATAATATTTTAGGATTATTCGCCTAACTATGGCCGAAAAAGAAGTCCAAAAAATTAGTCTGACATTTCTTAGTTGTCCGACGTGCGGCGGCCAGGGATACCAAAACGGCAAACACTGCCTTGATTGCGAGACGGTTAGTGTAATCGCCTGGGACGGCAGCCGGGTGTTGCAGTGGGGTAAAAAAATAGATTTTTTGCACATTGCCCAGGAAAAACTGGAATTAACGGTCAAAAACACCATCAATTTTTTACTGTTATTGGTTGGGCTGGTTGGTGTTGCTTTTCTGGGGTGGTTTATTTATGATTTCACTCAAACTAAATTTACTCTCAACCAAATATTGTCGGCGCATGACTGGCGCTTATTATTATTTTGGCTTTCAGTCTTGACTGACGGCTATTTATACTACCGATTTCAACGAGAAGTGGAAAAAATCAGTTATATTCCGAAGAAAAAATTTGATCAAGCCCCTGTTCAGTTACCGGCCGTTACCTGGCCGCAGGCAAAAAATATCGGCAAAGCCAAAAAAGAAGAGATTTCAAAATATTTTAATTTTGAAGCCCAAACGGCGATTTCCAAAGCTTGGGAATTGGCGAATAAATATGACGACGCTTATGTCAATCCAATTCATTTGTTAATTTCTCTGTTAACATTCCAGCAAACGCAGATTATTTTCAGTCGTCTAGGGATACCATTCAATAATTTGAAAAGTAAAATCAGGAATAATTTAACATTTCAATCGCCAAAAACTCAAGATCCGGTTGCTTTTTCTCAGTCAGTCTGGCAAATCATCTACAACGCTTATTTTCGAGCATATCAACTCCGGCAGAAAAAAGTTGATGTTACCGAATTGCTTGAAGAATTAGCCAATCAGGATAATGAAGTTAAAGAATTATTATACGATCTTAATGTCACAAGTGATAAAATTCAAAACGTTGTCGCTTGGCTCCGAATCAGAAAACAACTAACCGAAAACTGGAATCGTTTTCGTCGTCGCGCGTCGCTTAAGCCAAAAGGCAATATGGACCGGGCAATGACGGCCATTGCCACGCCGGTAATTGACGCTTTTAGTAACGATATGACTTATTTGGCGCGCAGCGGGTATTTAATGCCGTGTGTTGGCCGGGAGCAGCAAATTGAAGATATTTTTAATATTATGCAGGGCGCTAACCGCCGCAGCGCTTTACTGGTCGGTAATCCGGGAGTTGGCAGAAACACCATTGTTGAAGGAATTGCCAATTTGATGGCCGAAGAGGCAGTGCCGGAATTTTTACAGGATAAACGACTGGTCAGTTTAAGTATTGCCAAGCTCGTTAGTGGTACAACACCAACCCAAGCCCAGGAGCGACTAATGATGATCATTAATGAAATCAGACGGTCGGGCAATATTGTTTTATATATCAATGATATTCATAATATGGTTGGTATCAGTGCCGGACAGCAGGGGAGTATTGATCTTGCCGATGTTTTATCACAGGCACTTAACACTAATACGGTTTTAGCAATCGCCAGCACCACCCCAAATGATTACCGACGCTACCTTGAAGGAAAAAGTTCAATCGATAACGTTTTTCAAAAAGTTGAGATTAAAGAAGTGTCCGGCAATGAAGCAATTCAAATTTTGGAATCAAAAGTCGGATCATTTGAATATAAAAATGAAGTTTTCTTTTCTTATGATGCCATTGCCCAGACTGTAAAATTGTCCGAACGCTACCTTCATGACCGCTATTTGCCAGAAAAAGCCATTGAAATTATTGAGGAGGTTTCCGCTGTCGTCAGACAACAAAAGGGAAAAAATGCCATTGTCACCGCCAATGACGTCGCTTTGGTTGTTTCCAGAAAAACCAATATTCCTTTAACCGAAATTACCCAAGAAGAGTCGGCAAAACTACTGGGCCTGGAAGATAAAATCCATCAAAGAGTCATTGATCAAACCGAAGCCGTTAAAATGGTTTCAGCTGCTTTGCGCCGCGCCCGGGCCGAAATGAGAGACATTTCGCGGCCGATTGTAAACCTGCTATTTTTAGGACCAACTGGTGTTGGAAAAACTGAATTGGCCAAAACCGTCGCTGAAGTTTATTTTGGTGACGAAAAAAACATGATCCGGCTTGATATGTCAGAGTATCAGGAAAAGTCCAGCATTTCGCGCTTGATTGGCGCGCCGCCCGGTATGGGGAGCAGTGAAGGCGGTTATTTATCCGAAGCAATCAGAAAAAATCCGTTTTCACTGATCTTGCTTGATGAGTTAGAAAAAGCACACCCCGATATTCTCAACATCTTTTTGCAAATTATGGACGATGGTCGCTTGACCGATAATATCGGCCGGACTATTGATTTTACTAACTCAATTATCATCGCCACATCAAACGCCGGCACCAGATTCATCCAAGATAAAGTTAAAGAAGGTCAAAGTGTTGAACAAATTAAACAACAGCTAATGGATGTTGAATTGCACCAGTATTTCCGGCCGGAATTTTTAAACCGGTTTGACGGTATTATTGTTTTCAAGCCCCTATCAATTCAAAACGTTGAAGAAATCGCCAAGCTGATGACCAAAAAAGTCGCCAAAAATCTTGAAGAAAAGGGTATTACGCTGGAAGTCGAGCCGCAAGCGTTAGCGGAATTAGCACAGCAAGGCTATGATCCGGAATTTGGCGCCAGACCGTTACGAAGAATTATTCAGGAAAAAGTTCAAGATCCGATTGCTAACGAGCTTTTAGCGGGAAAAATTGGCCGCCGCGATACAATTATTTTTGGCGTCGGTGGTCGTATTAATGTTATTAAGGCCAAAGAAATATAACCGTCTTTCACAATGATCTACTTACTAGCCGTTTTAACGGGCACTGCGTTTTCCCTCATTTTAACCCCGTTTATCAGAAAACTTGCTCTTCATCATCAGATTGTTGATTTGCCAAACCCGAGAAAAATTCATTCTACACCAACGCCACTACTCGGCGGTTTGGCGATTTTTTTCGCGTTTTTTTTCAGCACCTTAATTTTTTGGTTTGCCGGCTATATTGAAGACAGCCGAATAACACAAACACAAGTTTTAGCTATCTTGTGCGCCGGCGCAGCATTAATGATTGGCGGGGTACTAGACGACAAATTTAATCTCAAGCCAGCACAACAAATCATCTGGCCTCTTATTGCCATCGCTTTAATGATTACTGCCGGCGTCAAAATTCAATTTGTTACCAACCCGCTTGGCGGCGTGCTGGAATTCTCGTCTTTATTAGGAGTTATTACTGCCAGCCTGTGGATTTTAGGAATGATTTATACCACTAAATTTTTAGACGGTTTAGACGGCTTGGTGGCCGGTATTACCACCATTGGAGCCACTATTATTTTTATTGTCAGCTTATACTGGGACGTACCATTATCTGGCACCTCAATCTTGTCTCTTATCCTGGCTGGCAGTTGTCTGGGTTTTTTAGTTTTCAACTGGCATCCGGCAAAAATATTTCTTGGAGAAGGGGGCAGTATTTTTTGCGGCTTCATGTTGGGGACCTTGGCTATTATTTCCGGCTCAAAAATTGCCACAGCGCTGTTGATTATGGGTGTGCCAATTCTCGACGTTGCCTGGGTTATTGTTCGCCGAATTTGGGAAGGCCGTTCACCGGTTTCAGCAGACCGCAAACACTTGCATTTTCGTCTTTTAGATATTGGCCTAAATCACCGCCAGTCAGTTATAGTATTATATCTGATTACGATTGCATTTGGTACAACCTCGCTATGGCTTCACTCTAAAGGAAAAATTATCGCTTTAGGAATTTTAGGAATCTTTATGGTACTATTAATTACCAGCTTAGTCTGGACATATCAACAAAAAATTAAAAATGACCAAGCAACAAAAAATTAAATCCCTCCTGCTGTTTTTCGGCTTAATTGTTGGGCTATTGATTATCTACCTTGCTAACCAACATTTTGATAAAGGCACTGTCGCCCTTAATGGCAACCGCGTTAAAGTAGAAATTGCCAGCACCCCGCAACAATGGGCCCAAGGCCTTTCAAATCGTGACGGTTTAAAGCAAAATAATGGTTTATTGTTTGTCTACCCGGACTATCTCTACCGCAATTTTTGGATGAAAGATATGAAATTTGAAATAGACATTATCTGGATTGCGGAAAATAAAATTGTCGGCATTGAAAAAAATGTGCCACTACCAACAACTGTCCCAATTCCAACCTATCGGTCCCCAAAACCAGTCAATTACGTTTTAGAAGTAACCGCCGGGTATGCCGACCAGCACCATCTGCAAATCGGCGATCCAGTAATATTTAACCTATGAAAGTAATCTTGAAAAAAATAGGGAAGTTAGAAATCATTATTTTTGTTTCCGGTTCAGTGGTAATGGTGCTTGAACTTATCGGTTCAAGAATCGTTGCGCCGTATCTTGGAACTTCAATTTTTGTTTGGGCATCATTGATTGGTATTATTTTAGGCGCTTTAAGCTTAGGCTACTATCTTGGCGGGCGGTTTTCCAAAACTAATCCGAATCTCCAATTTCTTGGTCGCACTTTACTTTTGGCCGGTTTATCAATTCTGCTAATTACCCTGATCCAAAAACCGGTTCTCACTCTTGCCATGCAGCTTGGCGTAAAGACGGGTTCGGTGGTGGCAACGCTCGGCCTGTTTACCATTCCCAGTATCATCATGGGTATTGTGTCGCCGTATGCCATTCGTCTAAAAACCGACACCGTTGAACACGCCGGAGGTGTCGCCGGGAATTTATATGCTCTCTCAACTATTGGCAGCATTGCCGGAACTTTTTTAGCCGGGTTTTATTTAATACCAACGTTTGGCAGTCAGCAAATCCTTTTTGGGCTCAGTATTACTCTCATTCTAGTTTCTCTTTTGGCTAATAAAAATATCTTTAGTTTCTTGATTTTATTATTAGCATTTAACCTGCTTGGTTTTTCTTCGTTAACTGATTCAAAATTTGTCTATGAATCAGAAAGTGCGTATAACCATATCATTGTAAAAGACGGCGTTGATAAATCGGGCCGCCAGGTTAGAGCCCTATATTTGGCAACTGAATTGCATTCAATTATCTACAAAGATTCAACTGAGCTCGCCTCAAAATACCATCAAAATTATGCTTTAGATACTTTATTTAAACCAGACATCGCTACGGCGTTGAGTTTAGGCGGCGGGGCATACGTTGCACCTCAAGATTTTTTGCGCCGTTTCCCCGACGCCAAAATGACTGTGGTAGAAATTGATCCTGAAGTTACCGCCGTTGCCCGTGATTTTTTTGGGTTAAAGTCCAATCCGCGGCTAACTATCCGCCACGAAGATGGCCGAATTTTTCTAAATAATAATCAAGAAAAGTTTGATGTCATTTATGGTGACGCCTTTGCTTCGTACTATTCAATCCCGTTTCAACTGACAACAGCAGAGGCAGTAAAAAAAATGCATGATGCACTGACTGACGACGGCATTTTAATTTTAAATGTTATTTCCGGCCTGGATGGCGACCGCGCAAAATTTTTAAATGCTGAATATTTAACTATTAAACAGTACTTCCCACAGATCTATTTGTTCCCCGTTGATTTTCGTGACGAGGCTAATTTTGATAAAATCCAAAATATTGTTTTGATTGCGACAAAAAATTCCAATCGGCTTTCAAAAGAAGAGATGTTGAATCTGGCAAATGCTAATCAAGTCCCATATGTTAATAATCTTTGGGAACAGCAACCAAATATCAAACCGACTGACCGGATTCTAACTGACGATTTCGCACCCGTTGACTACTATATTTCAAAATTTCTCTAGGTTTTACAAAAACTCAAAACTCCCGGTACGCTGGCGGCAGCAAAGGCTGCTTTTTTGTTCCAATTGAAACCAGCCCCAATCAACGGCTGAGGCTAAAAAATTAACTCCATTAAAAGTCCTCTTTTAATACCCTTGACTTTTTTCACCCAAACTTATACACTGTAGGAGTTACTAAATTTTAGAAATTTTTTGCTAAATTATGTCACTAGCTGTTATCAAAACCGGCGGAAAACAATACCTCGTTAAAACTGGGGATAAAATTAAAGTTGATAAAATCAACGGCAAAAAACCGGGTGAAATGATCAAATTAGACACCCTTATTATTACAGATGAAAAAGGGGATAATGTTGAAATCGGTAAACCACTATTAAAAACAACTGTTGAAGCTAAAATCATTAAACACAGTACTGATAAAAAAATCAGCGTAGTTAAATATAAGTCAAAGACTCGCTACCGCCGCAATGTCGGCCATCGTCAGCAGTATTCAGAAATCCAGATTGAAAAAATTTAACTTTCAACTATAAAAACAAGCGCTCGAAGCAAATAGCTCGGGCGCTTTTGTTATGCCAAAAGATCAATTATTGTTCCGGTCGCCCCGTCTTCAGCGCGACGTCGACGGCGACCAACATAGGGATTTCGACGACGAAGTTCAGTTTCGGTTTGGTGTTCAGTAACAGCCGTCGGGTTAACCATTGTCTGTCTTAAAACAGATTCAAAATTGGTTTCGGCATCCTGACGATGTCGTTCGGCTGTTTTGCCAGGATCATCCTGATCCTTAATGACGACTGTCAGTCGCTGCAACCCTACCCCCAACTGGGCGGCCGCGACGGTCTGATGCCCAGTGCTTTTGTCTAAAAGCAGGCCCGGCAAAGGAGTGATTTGCATAGTAACACCTCCCTGGTTTCAGGTTAAATGCTCCTTAAAGCTCTCGGCGTCCTTTGAGAGCATTAGTCAAAGTAATCTCGTCGATATACTCCAGATCACTGCCGATTGGCAAGCCTTGCGCCAGACGAGTGATCTTAATTGTTTTAAACTGTTTAAGTAGTTTTGTCAAATACATGATCGTTGTTTCTCCTGACATATCTGAATTTAGTGCCAAGATAACCTCTAAAACATTATCTTGCTTAATCCGACCAACCAACTCACGAATTTTTAATTGTTCCGGCGTAATACCATTAATGGGGTCAACAACGCCTCCTAATACGTGATACGTTCCCTGGTACTGATTAGTGCTTTCTAGAGCCACCAAATCCTGTGGCTTGGAAACCACACAGACAACCTTATTGTTTCTTTTAGTGTCAGCACAGATAAAACAGGGGTCTTCTGAAGAAAAATTATAACATTTACGGCAAACTGTGACCGCATCCTTAAGCTGGCTGATATTAGTTGCTAATGTATTCAAATATTCTTTGGGCTGTTTGAGCAAATGAAAAATCAACCGCTCTGCTGTTTTGGGGCCGATGCCAGGCAGGCGGGAAAGCTGAGAAATAAGCTCCCTGATCACTCGTGGATATGGAGTCATTTATGATTTACTATTAACTGAATAAATTAAGGTGATTGAACCGACCCAGATCGGCGCTAAAACCGGTAAAATTACCTCAATTGAAATATTAAAAAAACTAAGCGCCCCGGCACATAGTCCAGTAATAATCGTACCAATTAAAACAGCGGTTAGTAATGATTTCTTTTTATTAACTGGACGATTATGTGCCAATGATGGCAAGACCGGTGAAATTGGCTGAGGGGGTAGGTGAGGATGAGCATGCCTGTCGGCATGCTCGTGCGGTAGTGGTGGTAAGGGCATAAAATTAGAATGGAATATCGCTGTCGCTAATTTTGCTGGCAACGCTCTTAAAACTGACGTGTTTTTCGTCAAAGAAAAGTCTTAGTTTTCCGGTTGGACCGTTACGGTGTTTAGCCACCAAAACTTCAGCCAAATTGGCTTTGTCAGGCGGTAAATCCTGCTGGTACATTTTTTCCCGGTAGATAAATAATACCACATCAGCGTCTTGCTCAATAGATCCTGATTCGCGCAAATCGGCCAAGCGAGGAACGTGGCTATCTCGGGATTCAACCGACCGAGACAGCTGCGACAGTGCCAATACCGGAACGTTTAATTCGCGAGCGATTGCCTTAAGGTTACGGGAAATTTCTGAAACTTCCTGAACGCGGTTTTCTTTGCCACGCGAGCTGCCCTCCATTAACTGTAAATAGTCAATAACAATCAACCCTAAACCATGCTCGGATTGCAAACGCCGTGCTTTAGTTCTGATTTCCATCACGTTTGAATTAGCAGAGTCATCAATGAAAATTTTTGCTTCCGACAACAAAGCCATTGCCTTGTTAATTTTGGAAAAATCATCATTTTCACCCTGGTCGGTCAATTTACCGGTTCTCATTTTCCACAAGTCCACGCCGGCTTCTGAACAAAGCATTCTATCAACCAATTGTTCTTTTGACATTTCCAAGCTAAAGATACCGACTGTTTCTTTTGATTTAATTGCCACATTTCGGGCAATGTCCAAAGCCAGCGTCGTTTTTCCGACTGACGGCCGCGCGGCTAAAATAACCAGGTCGGATTTTTGCAACCCAGCCAAAATATTGTCGAGGTCGGGAAAATGAGTCGGTACGCCGCGTAATTTTCCAGATTCTTTGTGCAGATCGTCAATCCGGTCAAACGTTTCAACCAAAACTTGATCAATTCCAACAAAACTGCGTTTAATAAATTTTTGCGAAACACTAAAAAGTTTTTGTTCTGCCTGATCCAGTAGTTTATCAACCGCTTCAGTTTCCACATAGCCTAATTCAGTAATTTCGGAAGCGGCTCGAATTAATCGACGCAAGGTTGCTTTGTTTTGGACAACTGAAGCGTAGTGAACAACATGACTGGAAGTAGGAACGCTATTAGCTAGACTGGTCAAATACCCCTGGCCACCAATCAAATCAAGCTTCTTTTTTTCCTCAAGCCGGCTGGCAAGGCTTAATAAATCAATTGGCTCCCGACGATCATAAAGCTCTCTGATATTTTCAAAAATAATTCGGTGAGAATCTTTATAAAAATCATCCGGACTGATAATGTCGGCAATTTTCACGATTGATTCTTTATCAATCAATAAACAGCCTAAAAGCGACTGTTCCATTTCAGTATTTTGCGGCGGAATTTTACCGATTATTTCTCCTATTTGAGCCATAAATTAATAGAGTTGATTTTTGAGTTTATGAGCAACTTAATCTTACACGATACCGCGGCATGGTTCAAGGCAGATATTTCCCCCAGATTATCCACTGCTTTAAGGGCAGAATTATTGCCTAGTTAACTGTTTTTTGGTATGATACATCTGTCTAAAATATTAAATTTAAAATATGAAACTTATTTTCAAAGAATGGTTTAAAATTTTAATTTCAATCTGTATCATTATCGCGACCGTAGCTGTGGTGCAATACTTTTTCTTCTTCTTGCCAGAAGAACGAGATTACAATCGCCGAGAAGCCAAGCGGTATGAATGCAAACAAGACATTCAAGGTTTGTACAGCCAATATAATGCATCAGCTAACGGACTTGAACAGACTGATGAGAATAAACAGCTTCTCTTTTCATTGGCACTTAACCTTGGCTTAATTGATGAAAACGGAACTCCGATTGAGCAAGATCAACTAATCGAAAAGTGCCTGCGAGGCGAGCTCTAAAAATTAGATCAACACCTCTTAGCAAGAGCAAGGCATAATTTTTGCCAATATGCACGGAGGTTTACTTAATTTATTTTTTGGCAACAAGCTTGGTCTTGATTTTTCCAAAGAAGTTTGTTAGCATATTTTAGTTGATTGATATATTGGGTCCATAGCTCAGTTGGTAGAGCAGCTCCCTTTTAAGGAGATGGTCGGAGGTTCGAATCCTCCTGGACCCACCAGATACCGCTTAGAGGCGGTTTTTTGTTTTTAGTCTATTTTTTATCTAGCGATAATTACATTTTTTTGTTATAATAAATTAAGTAATTGCCACTAAAATAAACAAAAAATGGAAAAAACACTCTGGCACACTTTGGCGATCAAAAAAATATTTGAGGAGCTAAATAGTTCCAAGGATGGGATCAACTCTCCAGAGGCGGAAAAACGCCTCAAAAAATTCGGATACAACAAGCTGGCCGAAGAAAAAAAACTCTCTGGATTAAAAATTTTTCTTAACCAGTTTAAGAGTCCGCTGGTTTATGTTTTGTTCGGTGCCGCCGTTATTTCTCTACTACTAAAAGATTTTCTTGATGCCGCCGTTATTATGGTGGCTGTTTTTATTAATACAATTCTTGGGTTTTATCAGG includes these proteins:
- the tgt gene encoding tRNA guanosine(34) transglycosylase Tgt, with the protein product MLKILKESKKSAARLTKLKTAHGDIMGPFFMPIATKAAVKNLSTPELKNLKAEIILSNTYHLMLAPGSALIKKAGGLHQFMSWPGPILTDSGGFQVFSLSRLRQVKEDGVMFSDPKSGAKHFLTPEKSISIQQDLGVDIMMAFDDVIGYPATKKQVKESMQRTSRWAKRCKTAHQNKTQLLFGIVQGGVHKDLRQQSLADLLPLDFDGYAIGGVAVGEPRNKMKDILNWTVPHLPKNKPRYLMGLGKPEEIVAAVKQGIDMFDCVIPTREARHGRLYLWHGKADITKKNFYTTINITNAKFIKDFKPVNDTSLKGYSRAYLNHLFKTQESLALRLATINNLEFYLSLMAKIRKGISDGKL
- a CDS encoding polyhydroxyalkanoic acid system family protein; translation: MSFFPVTNVARATTLAESLRGYILLQVEEKGEAWYVNMNDFRRYYLQNGQIAYVVLREFGLGITNDDLEKIPVGIKELDDQVDSDNDSLADRLEEALGTNPLSPDSDGDGYTDGVEVKNSYQPLGPGKQTIDLSLASRLKGQILLQVQSKGQAWYINPADSKRYYLKDGLAAYEIMRFLSLGITNKNLEQIPTGVLNFTIDTPTPAPVPVTESPQSNNEPTVNPAGAYQWVGPHQTTQAEAITKIDAYLDELINQNFSGVELSNKQSSWSGNVLSFSFTIKKLFISAQIKGQVVVTNNEVKLGLDFPEIITVFVTKEKVDAIVQEKVNELFQID
- a CDS encoding dihydrofolate reductase family protein; its protein translation is MNKPRYQAVVVVTIDGKIAKHANHNVNWSSPEDKRFLHQKIKESDVIIIGRKTFEVAKKALTKKEFITRNYIVLTRSVKNSRRLDGQTLLVNPSKVDINQMIIDLGCTKVCILGGTKTYGLMLRMNLIDDLFITIEPMVFGSGQGIFDFVGTTRRFILKSIKSLNKEGTILLHYQKNKH
- a CDS encoding ATP-dependent Clp protease ATP-binding subunit; the protein is MAEKEVQKISLTFLSCPTCGGQGYQNGKHCLDCETVSVIAWDGSRVLQWGKKIDFLHIAQEKLELTVKNTINFLLLLVGLVGVAFLGWFIYDFTQTKFTLNQILSAHDWRLLLFWLSVLTDGYLYYRFQREVEKISYIPKKKFDQAPVQLPAVTWPQAKNIGKAKKEEISKYFNFEAQTAISKAWELANKYDDAYVNPIHLLISLLTFQQTQIIFSRLGIPFNNLKSKIRNNLTFQSPKTQDPVAFSQSVWQIIYNAYFRAYQLRQKKVDVTELLEELANQDNEVKELLYDLNVTSDKIQNVVAWLRIRKQLTENWNRFRRRASLKPKGNMDRAMTAIATPVIDAFSNDMTYLARSGYLMPCVGREQQIEDIFNIMQGANRRSALLVGNPGVGRNTIVEGIANLMAEEAVPEFLQDKRLVSLSIAKLVSGTTPTQAQERLMMIINEIRRSGNIVLYINDIHNMVGISAGQQGSIDLADVLSQALNTNTVLAIASTTPNDYRRYLEGKSSIDNVFQKVEIKEVSGNEAIQILESKVGSFEYKNEVFFSYDAIAQTVKLSERYLHDRYLPEKAIEIIEEVSAVVRQQKGKNAIVTANDVALVVSRKTNIPLTEITQEESAKLLGLEDKIHQRVIDQTEAVKMVSAALRRARAEMRDISRPIVNLLFLGPTGVGKTELAKTVAEVYFGDEKNMIRLDMSEYQEKSSISRLIGAPPGMGSSEGGYLSEAIRKNPFSLILLDELEKAHPDILNIFLQIMDDGRLTDNIGRTIDFTNSIIIATSNAGTRFIQDKVKEGQSVEQIKQQLMDVELHQYFRPEFLNRFDGIIVFKPLSIQNVEEIAKLMTKKVAKNLEEKGITLEVEPQALAELAQQGYDPEFGARPLRRIIQEKVQDPIANELLAGKIGRRDTIIFGVGGRINVIKAKEI
- a CDS encoding undecaprenyl/decaprenyl-phosphate alpha-N-acetylglucosaminyl 1-phosphate transferase; this encodes MIYLLAVLTGTAFSLILTPFIRKLALHHQIVDLPNPRKIHSTPTPLLGGLAIFFAFFFSTLIFWFAGYIEDSRITQTQVLAILCAGAALMIGGVLDDKFNLKPAQQIIWPLIAIALMITAGVKIQFVTNPLGGVLEFSSLLGVITASLWILGMIYTTKFLDGLDGLVAGITTIGATIIFIVSLYWDVPLSGTSILSLILAGSCLGFLVFNWHPAKIFLGEGGSIFCGFMLGTLAIISGSKIATALLIMGVPILDVAWVIVRRIWEGRSPVSADRKHLHFRLLDIGLNHRQSVIVLYLITIAFGTTSLWLHSKGKIIALGILGIFMVLLITSLVWTYQQKIKNDQATKN
- a CDS encoding DUF192 domain-containing protein; protein product: MTKQQKIKSLLLFFGLIVGLLIIYLANQHFDKGTVALNGNRVKVEIASTPQQWAQGLSNRDGLKQNNGLLFVYPDYLYRNFWMKDMKFEIDIIWIAENKIVGIEKNVPLPTTVPIPTYRSPKPVNYVLEVTAGYADQHHLQIGDPVIFNL